One segment of Ignavibacteria bacterium DNA contains the following:
- a CDS encoding CBS domain-containing protein, whose translation SRELTVGEIMSKNVLCADINNSIYECMAIMNSKRVRHLPVVENEKLSGIVSIGDIVNAVIEDKEFTINQLTNYITGTR comes from the coding sequence CATCAAGGGAATTGACAGTAGGTGAGATCATGTCTAAGAATGTTCTATGTGCGGATATTAACAATTCAATATATGAGTGCATGGCTATTATGAACAGTAAAAGAGTACGTCACCTTCCAGTTGTAGAAAATGAAAAATTAAGTGGTATCGTGTCAATCGGCGATATTGTTAATGCAGTGATCGAAGATAAAGAATTTACGATCAATCAGCTTACAAATTATATTACTGGTACAAGATAG
- a CDS encoding ABC transporter ATP-binding protein — MIRIHNLHKSFGDLKVLDGINLEIQDGETIAIIGRSGCGKSVLIKHIVGLLQSDSGYVEVDNQIVSELNEKELYELRRKFGFLFQGAALFDSLTVEENVGLALSENTSMKQTDIRKIIEEKLELVNLRGILDQKPAELSGGMKKRVGLARALVTNPQYILYDEPTTGLDPITSDSIDEMILDLSKRLNVTSIVVTHDMVSVKKAADKIAMIHEGKIYFIGTHAEFMKSNDDVIVSFIKRTGY, encoded by the coding sequence ATGATTCGAATTCATAATCTTCATAAATCATTCGGAGATCTGAAAGTTCTTGACGGAATAAATTTAGAAATTCAGGATGGAGAAACAATCGCAATCATCGGTCGAAGCGGCTGCGGTAAAAGTGTTTTAATAAAGCATATAGTTGGATTGCTTCAGTCTGATTCCGGATATGTTGAAGTTGATAATCAAATTGTATCAGAGTTAAATGAAAAAGAGCTGTATGAGCTAAGACGAAAATTCGGATTTTTATTTCAGGGGGCAGCACTTTTTGATTCATTAACAGTAGAAGAAAACGTCGGGCTTGCATTAAGTGAAAATACTTCAATGAAACAAACTGACATCCGGAAAATCATCGAGGAAAAGTTGGAACTAGTAAACCTTCGCGGGATTCTCGATCAAAAACCGGCTGAACTTTCCGGTGGAATGAAAAAGCGTGTCGGTCTAGCACGCGCACTTGTTACAAATCCTCAGTACATTTTGTATGATGAGCCGACAACTGGACTGGATCCGATCACTTCCGACTCAATTGATGAAATGATTCTAGATTTGTCTAAAAGATTGAATGTCACCTCAATAGTTGTAACTCATGATATGGTAAGCGTAAAAAAAGCAGCTGATAAAATTGCAATGATTCATGAAGGTAAAATCTACTTCATTGGCACACACGCTGAATTTATGAAGTCAAATGATGATGTTATTGTTAGTTTTATTAAACGCACAGGATACTAG